One segment of Rhodanobacter thiooxydans DNA contains the following:
- a CDS encoding penicillin-binding protein 1A: MQIFKRLLRWALILAFSGLFLAVVAVGVAYWLLAPRLPSVAELKNYPMQVPLRVLSADGKLIASFGETRRIPVDIEKVPDRLKHAVLSAEDADFYHHPGVDWHGIARAGWHVLVTGGDKGPGGSTITQQVARNFFLSPEKLYSRKLTEIFIALRIEHELSKDQILELYLNKMFLGHRSYGVAAAAEYYYGKTLDQLTVAECALIASTFQLPSVVNPINSPKRAIARRNWVLGEMLRHDYITKAVYEQAIAEPNHAYPHEQPIEVDAPYLAEMVRRQVLDRFGNDALTEGYVVRTTLQSGRQQAAVEALRDGLVAYDRRHGWRGPEAHQDLPAGAGEADLDGLLSGYVSVSGMQPGIVTASDAKQATVYLSSRESVILDLAAVSWARPHINDDRVGAAPSRVDGVLKRGDIIRLARDDKGEWQLAQIPAAQAALASIAPEDGSIQALVGGFNFVRSKFNRAVMAARQPGSSFKPYLYSAAFDRGFTPASIINDAPLALPDPSRPNGIWTPSNDDDKFAGPMRLREALVQSKNLVSVRLLDAIGVRYVREYATRFGFSQDAIPANLSMALGTASVSPMGMARGYAVFANGGYLVTPYFIHEIDDRNGQPVYVANPARACRNCQERLLDTQPPGPPPAGMNPAPANSLASASSAAPAESSSVDGVGDAVLPADAHGDGAHPPVLAPHVIEARNDYLVTSLMKDVILRGTGSAARALGRDDLAGKTGSTNDHRDAWFVGFDGELSTAVWVGFDDYSSLGRGEFGAKAALPIWMSYMGSVLKGQPSSTLPMPPGISTVLINRYSGLPAASGDPDGINEMFKVEDIDRLRSQAAQQKEQDQQHAYDIF, translated from the coding sequence ATGCAAATTTTCAAACGCTTGTTGCGCTGGGCTCTGATCCTGGCCTTTTCCGGGTTGTTCCTGGCAGTTGTCGCGGTGGGTGTGGCGTATTGGCTGCTGGCGCCGAGGCTGCCCTCGGTGGCCGAGCTGAAGAACTATCCGATGCAGGTGCCGCTGCGCGTGCTGAGCGCCGACGGCAAGCTGATCGCCAGTTTCGGCGAGACCCGGCGCATCCCGGTGGACATCGAAAAAGTGCCGGACCGCCTCAAGCACGCCGTGCTGTCGGCCGAGGATGCGGACTTCTACCACCACCCCGGAGTGGACTGGCACGGCATCGCGCGCGCCGGCTGGCATGTGCTGGTGACCGGCGGCGACAAGGGCCCCGGCGGCTCCACCATTACCCAGCAGGTCGCCCGCAACTTCTTCCTGAGCCCCGAGAAGCTCTATTCGCGCAAGCTCACCGAGATCTTCATCGCGCTGCGCATCGAGCACGAACTCAGCAAGGACCAGATCCTCGAGTTGTACCTCAACAAGATGTTCCTCGGCCATCGCTCGTACGGCGTGGCCGCGGCCGCCGAGTACTACTACGGCAAGACGCTGGACCAGCTGACCGTGGCCGAATGTGCACTGATCGCCTCGACCTTCCAGCTGCCGTCGGTGGTCAACCCGATCAACAGCCCGAAGCGCGCCATCGCCCGACGCAACTGGGTGCTGGGCGAAATGCTGCGCCACGACTACATCACCAAAGCCGTGTACGAGCAGGCGATTGCCGAACCGAACCACGCCTACCCGCACGAACAGCCGATCGAGGTGGACGCCCCCTACCTGGCCGAGATGGTGCGCCGGCAGGTGCTCGACCGCTTCGGCAACGACGCGCTGACCGAAGGTTACGTGGTCCGGACCACGCTGCAGAGCGGCCGCCAGCAGGCCGCCGTGGAAGCGCTGCGCGACGGGCTGGTCGCCTATGACCGCCGGCATGGCTGGCGCGGACCGGAAGCCCATCAGGACCTGCCGGCCGGCGCCGGCGAAGCGGATCTCGACGGCCTGCTGTCCGGTTACGTCAGCGTCTCCGGCATGCAGCCGGGCATCGTCACGGCCAGCGACGCGAAGCAGGCCACGGTTTACCTGTCCAGTCGCGAGAGCGTGATCCTCGACCTGGCCGCCGTCAGCTGGGCACGTCCGCACATCAATGACGACCGCGTCGGCGCCGCACCGAGCCGGGTCGACGGTGTGCTCAAGCGCGGCGACATCATCCGGCTGGCACGCGACGACAAGGGCGAGTGGCAGCTGGCGCAGATCCCCGCCGCGCAGGCGGCACTGGCCTCGATCGCGCCAGAGGACGGCTCGATCCAGGCGCTGGTGGGCGGCTTCAACTTCGTGCGCAGCAAGTTCAACCGGGCCGTGATGGCAGCGCGCCAGCCCGGCTCCAGCTTCAAGCCCTATCTGTACTCCGCCGCGTTCGACCGCGGCTTCACCCCGGCTTCGATCATCAACGACGCGCCGCTCGCCCTGCCCGACCCGTCGCGCCCGAACGGGATCTGGACACCGTCCAACGACGACGACAAGTTCGCCGGACCGATGCGCCTGCGCGAGGCGCTGGTGCAGTCCAAGAACCTGGTCTCGGTACGCCTGCTCGACGCCATCGGCGTGCGCTACGTGCGCGAATACGCCACCCGCTTCGGTTTCTCGCAGGATGCGATCCCGGCCAACCTGTCGATGGCGCTGGGCACCGCCTCGGTGTCGCCGATGGGCATGGCCCGCGGCTACGCGGTGTTCGCCAACGGCGGCTACCTGGTCACCCCGTACTTCATCCACGAGATCGACGACCGCAACGGCCAGCCGGTCTATGTGGCCAACCCCGCGCGCGCCTGCCGCAACTGCCAGGAGCGCCTGCTCGACACGCAGCCGCCCGGCCCGCCGCCGGCCGGGATGAACCCCGCGCCAGCCAACAGCCTGGCCAGCGCCTCGTCCGCGGCGCCAGCGGAGTCCAGCAGCGTCGACGGCGTCGGCGACGCGGTGCTGCCGGCCGACGCGCACGGCGATGGCGCGCACCCGCCGGTACTTGCACCGCACGTGATCGAGGCGCGCAACGACTACCTGGTGACCTCGCTGATGAAGGACGTGATCCTGCGCGGCACCGGCTCGGCCGCACGCGCACTGGGGCGCGACGACCTGGCCGGCAAGACCGGCTCCACCAACGATCACCGCGACGCCTGGTTCGTCGGCTTCGATGGCGAACTGTCGACCGCCGTGTGGGTGGGCTTCGACGACTACAGCTCGCTCGGCCGCGGCGAGTTTGGCGCCAAGGCCGCGCTGCCGATCTGGATGTCCTACATGGGCAGCGTGCTCAAGGGCCAGCCGTCGAGCACGTTGCCGATGCCGCCGGGAATCAGTACGGTACTGATCAATCGCTACAGCGGCCTGCCTGCGGCATCGGGCGATCCGGACGGCATCAACGAGATGTTCAAGGTGGAAGACATCGACCGGTTGCGCAGCCAGGCCGCCCAGCAGAAGGAGCAGGACCAGCAGCACGCCTACGACATCTTTTGA